Proteins encoded together in one Branchiostoma lanceolatum isolate klBraLanc5 chromosome 11, klBraLanc5.hap2, whole genome shotgun sequence window:
- the LOC136445091 gene encoding prostatic spermine-binding protein-like has product MNKLLWKFLALLALLVVASADHHMHSEDENDGYEEAGETHDDDDDDDEGEDEDGEDGAEEDDGDDDGDDDGGDGDEEDAGDEDEDEDETEEEEEDEVEGDDEEEADEAEMPTGIPNLEAEDVGATEETGTAGPDTTDDGGAVTKAGKRSHAAAGATTSLILHLSPLLLLLLSH; this is encoded by the exons ATGAATAAGTTGTTGTGGAAGTTCCTGGCGTTACTGGCGCTGTTGGTAGTAG CCTCTGCCGATCACCATATGCATTCGGAAGATGAGAATGACGGTTACGAAG AGGCCGGCGAAACgcacgacgacgatgatgatgatgatgagggagAAGATGAGGATGGGGAGGATGGTGCCGAAGAGGATGATGGGGATGATGATGGGGATGATGATGGGGGAGATGGGGATGAGGAAGATGCTGGGGACGAAGATGAGGACGAGGATGAAacagaagaggaggaagaggatgaAGTAGAGggtgatgatgaggaggaggcAGATGAGGCAGAAATGCCCACCGGTATCCCGAACCTCGAAGCGGAAGACGTCGGCGCCACAGAAGAGACGGGAACAGCCGGGCCCGATACTACCGATGATGGGGGCGCCGTAACGAAAGCGGGAAAGCGTTCCCACGCTGCCGCAGGCGCTACAACCAGCCTTATTCTGCACCTATCGCCCTTGCTGCTGCTCTTGCTTTCCCATTAG